One genomic segment of Labrus bergylta chromosome 17, fLabBer1.1, whole genome shotgun sequence includes these proteins:
- the hook3 gene encoding protein Hook homolog 3 isoform X1: MSTSESLDRMELCESLLTWIQTFGVEAPCKTVEDLTSGIVMAQALQKIDIVYFSDAWISRIKPEVGDNWRLKVSNLKKILKGMLDYNQEILGQHINDFTLPDVNLIGEHSDHAELGRMLQLLLGCAVNCEQKQEYIQTIMMMEESVQHVVMTAIQELMSKETPVAGGNDSYVDLDRQLKKTAEELNDALSTKEEIAQRCRELDMQALHVQEERDRLRLEYNELEERVAALQEEKSSLLAENQVLMERLNQSDSIEDINSPAGRRHLQLQTQLEQLQEETFRLEAAKDDYRIRCEELEKELLDVKSQNEELTSLADEAQSLKDEMDVLRHSSDRVSKLEATVEHYKKKLEDMGLLRRQNKLLEEKNTVFMQTNVGLEEELRKANATKGQLETYKRQVVELQNRLSEESKKADKMEFEYKRVKEKVDSLQKEKDRMRTERDSLKETIEELHCVQAQEGQLTSGLFPLASNDGSDSLAAEITTPEIREHLIRLQHENKMLKLAQEGSDNEKIALLQSLLEDANRRKNELETENRLINQRLMEEQSQVEELQKSLQEEGSKADDSSILKKKYEEHMEKLRELNNELLKKNSFIDEMEPKYTASSQRVEELEDALKKKDDDMKQMEERYKKYLEKAKSVIRTLDPKQNQGSGPEVQALKNQLQEKERMLHSLEKEMDKTKGQRDYEEKLIVSAWYNMGMSFQKKAAEDRLANTGSGQSFLARQRQATSTRRSYPGHVQPATASNVTA, from the exons aTCCAGACCTTTGGAGTGGAGGCTCCATGCAAGACAGTGGAAGACCTGACGAGTGGTATCGTCATGGCCCAAGCTCTGCAGAAAAT AGACATAGTTTATTTTAGTGATGCTTGGATAAGTAGAATCAAGCCAGAGGTCGGGGACAACTGGAGGTTAAAG GTCAGCAATCTGAAGAAAATCTTAAAAGGAATGCTAGACTATAATCAGGAG ATCCTGGGCCAGCACATCAACGACTTCACACTACCAGATGTGAACCTTATCGGAGAACACTCCGACCACGCAGAACTCGGGAGGATGCTACAACTTCTGCTGGGCTGTGCAGTCAACTGTGAACAGAAACAAG AATACATCCAGACCATAATGATGATGGAGGAGTCAGTGCAGCATGTTGTCATGACAGCCATCCAAGAG CTGATGAGTAAAGAGACTCCAGTGGCGGGAGGGAATGACTCGTATGTGGATCTAGACCGACAG CTCAAGAAGACGGCAGAGGAGCTGAACGATGCTTTGTCCACCAAGGAAGAGATCGCTCAGAGGTGTCGGGAGCTGGACATGCAG GCCCTCCATGTCCAAGAGGAGCGTGATAGGCTGAGGTTAGAGTATAATGAGCTAGAAGAGAGG GTCGCAGCCCTTCAAGAGGAGAAAAGCAGTTTGCTCGCAGAAAACCAGGTCCTGATGGAGAGACTTAACCAGTCTGACTCTATAGAGGATATTAACAGCCCTGCTGGACGCAGACACCTCCAGCTGCAGACACAACTGGAGCAACTACAGGAGGAGACTTTCAG gtTGGAGGCAGCGAAAGATGACTACCGGATCCGTTGTGAAGAGCTTGAAAAAGAACTCTTGGATGTGAAATCACAAAATGAAGAGCTTACGTCCTTGGCTGATGAGGCCCAGTCTCTCAAGGATGAAATGGATGTCCTCAG GCATTCATCAGACCGAGTGTCAAAGCTGGAGGCAACAGTGGAACACTACAAGAAGAAACTGGAGGACATGGGCCTTCTCAGGAGACAG AACAAGCTGCTGGAAGAGAAGAACACAGTGTTCATGCAGACTAATGTTGGTTTGGAAGAAGAGTTACGAAAGGCGAATGCTACCAAGGGCCAGCTGGAGACATACAAGAGACAG GTGGTTGAACTTCAGAACCGACTGTCAGAGGAGTCTAAAAAGGCAGACAAGATGGAGTTTGAGTACAAACGGGTCAAAGAGAAAGTGGACTccttacaaaaagaaaaagat CGTATGAGGACGGAGAGAGACTCTCTGAAGGAGACTATTGAGGAGCTGCATTGTGTGCAAGCCCAGGAGGGACAGCTTACATCAG GTTTGTTCCCGTTGGCGAGTAACGACGGCTCTGATTCTTTGGCTGCTGAGATCACCACTCCAGAGATTAG GGAGCATTTGATTCGTCTTCAACATGAGAACAAGATGCTGAAGCTGGCCCAGGAGGGATCAGACAATGAGAAGATTGCACTGCTGCAGAGTCTATTGGAGGACGCTAACAGGAGGAAAAATGAACTGGAGACGGAGAACAG GTTAATAAATCAGCGCCTGATGGAGGAGCAGAGTCAGGTAGAGGAGCTACAGAAGAGTCTCCAAGAAGAAGGTTCTAAAGCAGACGAT TCTTCCATCCTGAAGAAGAAATATGAGGAGCACAT GGAGAAACTACGAGAGCTGAACAACGAGTTACTGAAAAAGAACTCCTTCATCGATGAGATGGAGCCTAAATATACCGCCAGCT CCCAACGCGTGGAGGAGCTGGAAGATGCATTAAAGAAGAAAGATGATGACATGAagcagatggaggagagatATAAGAAATACCTGGAAAAAGCCAAAAGT GTCATTCGAACCCTAGACCCCAAACAGAACCAGGGTTCAGGTCCAGAAGTTCAGGCCCTGAAGAACCAGCtccaggagaaggagaggatgcTACACTCTTTGGAG AAAGAGATGGACAAGACAAAGGGCCAGAGAGATTACGAGGAGAAACTGATCGTGTCAGCCTGGTACAATATG GGTATGTCTTTTCAGAAGAAGGCGGCTGAAGACAGACTTGCCAACACCGGTTCTGGTCAGTCCTTCTTGGCCCGGCAGAGACAAGCCACCAGCACACGCCGCTCCTATCCAGGCCACGTCCAGCCAGCTACCGCCAG CAATGTCACTGCATGA
- the hook3 gene encoding protein Hook homolog 3 isoform X3 has product MSTSESLDRMELCESLLTWIQTFGVEAPCKTVEDLTSGIVMAQALQKIDIVYFSDAWISRIKPEVGDNWRLKVSNLKKILKGMLDYNQEILGQHINDFTLPDVNLIGEHSDHAELGRMLQLLLGCAVNCEQKQEYIQTIMMMEESVQHVVMTAIQELMSKETPVAGGNDSYVDLDRQLKKTAEELNDALSTKEEIAQRCRELDMQVAALQEEKSSLLAENQVLMERLNQSDSIEDINSPAGRRHLQLQTQLEQLQEETFRLEAAKDDYRIRCEELEKELLDVKSQNEELTSLADEAQSLKDEMDVLRHSSDRVSKLEATVEHYKKKLEDMGLLRRQNKLLEEKNTVFMQTNVGLEEELRKANATKGQLETYKRQVVELQNRLSEESKKADKMEFEYKRVKEKVDSLQKEKDRMRTERDSLKETIEELHCVQAQEGQLTSGLFPLASNDGSDSLAAEITTPEIREHLIRLQHENKMLKLAQEGSDNEKIALLQSLLEDANRRKNELETENRLINQRLMEEQSQVEELQKSLQEEGSKADDSSILKKKYEEHMEKLRELNNELLKKNSFIDEMEPKYTASSQRVEELEDALKKKDDDMKQMEERYKKYLEKAKSVIRTLDPKQNQGSGPEVQALKNQLQEKERMLHSLEKEMDKTKGQRDYEEKLIVSAWYNMGMSFQKKAAEDRLANTGSGQSFLARQRQATSTRRSYPGHVQPATASNVTA; this is encoded by the exons aTCCAGACCTTTGGAGTGGAGGCTCCATGCAAGACAGTGGAAGACCTGACGAGTGGTATCGTCATGGCCCAAGCTCTGCAGAAAAT AGACATAGTTTATTTTAGTGATGCTTGGATAAGTAGAATCAAGCCAGAGGTCGGGGACAACTGGAGGTTAAAG GTCAGCAATCTGAAGAAAATCTTAAAAGGAATGCTAGACTATAATCAGGAG ATCCTGGGCCAGCACATCAACGACTTCACACTACCAGATGTGAACCTTATCGGAGAACACTCCGACCACGCAGAACTCGGGAGGATGCTACAACTTCTGCTGGGCTGTGCAGTCAACTGTGAACAGAAACAAG AATACATCCAGACCATAATGATGATGGAGGAGTCAGTGCAGCATGTTGTCATGACAGCCATCCAAGAG CTGATGAGTAAAGAGACTCCAGTGGCGGGAGGGAATGACTCGTATGTGGATCTAGACCGACAG CTCAAGAAGACGGCAGAGGAGCTGAACGATGCTTTGTCCACCAAGGAAGAGATCGCTCAGAGGTGTCGGGAGCTGGACATGCAG GTCGCAGCCCTTCAAGAGGAGAAAAGCAGTTTGCTCGCAGAAAACCAGGTCCTGATGGAGAGACTTAACCAGTCTGACTCTATAGAGGATATTAACAGCCCTGCTGGACGCAGACACCTCCAGCTGCAGACACAACTGGAGCAACTACAGGAGGAGACTTTCAG gtTGGAGGCAGCGAAAGATGACTACCGGATCCGTTGTGAAGAGCTTGAAAAAGAACTCTTGGATGTGAAATCACAAAATGAAGAGCTTACGTCCTTGGCTGATGAGGCCCAGTCTCTCAAGGATGAAATGGATGTCCTCAG GCATTCATCAGACCGAGTGTCAAAGCTGGAGGCAACAGTGGAACACTACAAGAAGAAACTGGAGGACATGGGCCTTCTCAGGAGACAG AACAAGCTGCTGGAAGAGAAGAACACAGTGTTCATGCAGACTAATGTTGGTTTGGAAGAAGAGTTACGAAAGGCGAATGCTACCAAGGGCCAGCTGGAGACATACAAGAGACAG GTGGTTGAACTTCAGAACCGACTGTCAGAGGAGTCTAAAAAGGCAGACAAGATGGAGTTTGAGTACAAACGGGTCAAAGAGAAAGTGGACTccttacaaaaagaaaaagat CGTATGAGGACGGAGAGAGACTCTCTGAAGGAGACTATTGAGGAGCTGCATTGTGTGCAAGCCCAGGAGGGACAGCTTACATCAG GTTTGTTCCCGTTGGCGAGTAACGACGGCTCTGATTCTTTGGCTGCTGAGATCACCACTCCAGAGATTAG GGAGCATTTGATTCGTCTTCAACATGAGAACAAGATGCTGAAGCTGGCCCAGGAGGGATCAGACAATGAGAAGATTGCACTGCTGCAGAGTCTATTGGAGGACGCTAACAGGAGGAAAAATGAACTGGAGACGGAGAACAG GTTAATAAATCAGCGCCTGATGGAGGAGCAGAGTCAGGTAGAGGAGCTACAGAAGAGTCTCCAAGAAGAAGGTTCTAAAGCAGACGAT TCTTCCATCCTGAAGAAGAAATATGAGGAGCACAT GGAGAAACTACGAGAGCTGAACAACGAGTTACTGAAAAAGAACTCCTTCATCGATGAGATGGAGCCTAAATATACCGCCAGCT CCCAACGCGTGGAGGAGCTGGAAGATGCATTAAAGAAGAAAGATGATGACATGAagcagatggaggagagatATAAGAAATACCTGGAAAAAGCCAAAAGT GTCATTCGAACCCTAGACCCCAAACAGAACCAGGGTTCAGGTCCAGAAGTTCAGGCCCTGAAGAACCAGCtccaggagaaggagaggatgcTACACTCTTTGGAG AAAGAGATGGACAAGACAAAGGGCCAGAGAGATTACGAGGAGAAACTGATCGTGTCAGCCTGGTACAATATG GGTATGTCTTTTCAGAAGAAGGCGGCTGAAGACAGACTTGCCAACACCGGTTCTGGTCAGTCCTTCTTGGCCCGGCAGAGACAAGCCACCAGCACACGCCGCTCCTATCCAGGCCACGTCCAGCCAGCTACCGCCAG CAATGTCACTGCATGA
- the hook3 gene encoding protein Hook homolog 3 isoform X2: MSTSESLDRMELCESLLTWIQTFGVEAPCKTVEDLTSGIVMAQALQKIDIVYFSDAWISRIKPEVGDNWRLKVSNLKKILKGMLDYNQEILGQHINDFTLPDVNLIGEHSDHAELGRMLQLLLGCAVNCEQKQEYIQTIMMMEESVQHVVMTAIQELMSKETPVAGGNDSYVDLDRQLKKTAEELNDALSTKEEIAQRCRELDMQALHVQEERDRLRLEYNELEERVAALQEEKSSLLAENQVLMERLNQSDSIEDINSPAGRRHLQLQTQLEQLQEETFRLEAAKDDYRIRCEELEKELLDVKSQNEELTSLADEAQSLKDEMDVLRHSSDRVSKLEATVEHYKKKLEDMGLLRRQNKLLEEKNTVFMQTNVGLEEELRKANATKGQLETYKRQVVELQNRLSEESKKADKMEFEYKRVKEKVDSLQKEKDRMRTERDSLKETIEELHCVQAQEGQLTSGLFPLASNDGSDSLAAEITTPEIREHLIRLQHENKMLKLAQEGSDNEKIALLQSLLEDANRRKNELETENRLINQRLMEEQSQVEELQKSLQEEGSKADDSSILKKKYEEHMEKLRELNNELLKKNSFIDEMEPKYTASSQRVEELEDALKKKDDDMKQMEERYKKYLEKAKSVIRTLDPKQNQGSGPEVQALKNQLQEKERMLHSLEKEMDKTKGQRDYEEKLIVSAWYNMGMSFQKKAAEDRLANTGSGQSFLARQRQATSTRRSYPGHVQPATARSMR; encoded by the exons aTCCAGACCTTTGGAGTGGAGGCTCCATGCAAGACAGTGGAAGACCTGACGAGTGGTATCGTCATGGCCCAAGCTCTGCAGAAAAT AGACATAGTTTATTTTAGTGATGCTTGGATAAGTAGAATCAAGCCAGAGGTCGGGGACAACTGGAGGTTAAAG GTCAGCAATCTGAAGAAAATCTTAAAAGGAATGCTAGACTATAATCAGGAG ATCCTGGGCCAGCACATCAACGACTTCACACTACCAGATGTGAACCTTATCGGAGAACACTCCGACCACGCAGAACTCGGGAGGATGCTACAACTTCTGCTGGGCTGTGCAGTCAACTGTGAACAGAAACAAG AATACATCCAGACCATAATGATGATGGAGGAGTCAGTGCAGCATGTTGTCATGACAGCCATCCAAGAG CTGATGAGTAAAGAGACTCCAGTGGCGGGAGGGAATGACTCGTATGTGGATCTAGACCGACAG CTCAAGAAGACGGCAGAGGAGCTGAACGATGCTTTGTCCACCAAGGAAGAGATCGCTCAGAGGTGTCGGGAGCTGGACATGCAG GCCCTCCATGTCCAAGAGGAGCGTGATAGGCTGAGGTTAGAGTATAATGAGCTAGAAGAGAGG GTCGCAGCCCTTCAAGAGGAGAAAAGCAGTTTGCTCGCAGAAAACCAGGTCCTGATGGAGAGACTTAACCAGTCTGACTCTATAGAGGATATTAACAGCCCTGCTGGACGCAGACACCTCCAGCTGCAGACACAACTGGAGCAACTACAGGAGGAGACTTTCAG gtTGGAGGCAGCGAAAGATGACTACCGGATCCGTTGTGAAGAGCTTGAAAAAGAACTCTTGGATGTGAAATCACAAAATGAAGAGCTTACGTCCTTGGCTGATGAGGCCCAGTCTCTCAAGGATGAAATGGATGTCCTCAG GCATTCATCAGACCGAGTGTCAAAGCTGGAGGCAACAGTGGAACACTACAAGAAGAAACTGGAGGACATGGGCCTTCTCAGGAGACAG AACAAGCTGCTGGAAGAGAAGAACACAGTGTTCATGCAGACTAATGTTGGTTTGGAAGAAGAGTTACGAAAGGCGAATGCTACCAAGGGCCAGCTGGAGACATACAAGAGACAG GTGGTTGAACTTCAGAACCGACTGTCAGAGGAGTCTAAAAAGGCAGACAAGATGGAGTTTGAGTACAAACGGGTCAAAGAGAAAGTGGACTccttacaaaaagaaaaagat CGTATGAGGACGGAGAGAGACTCTCTGAAGGAGACTATTGAGGAGCTGCATTGTGTGCAAGCCCAGGAGGGACAGCTTACATCAG GTTTGTTCCCGTTGGCGAGTAACGACGGCTCTGATTCTTTGGCTGCTGAGATCACCACTCCAGAGATTAG GGAGCATTTGATTCGTCTTCAACATGAGAACAAGATGCTGAAGCTGGCCCAGGAGGGATCAGACAATGAGAAGATTGCACTGCTGCAGAGTCTATTGGAGGACGCTAACAGGAGGAAAAATGAACTGGAGACGGAGAACAG GTTAATAAATCAGCGCCTGATGGAGGAGCAGAGTCAGGTAGAGGAGCTACAGAAGAGTCTCCAAGAAGAAGGTTCTAAAGCAGACGAT TCTTCCATCCTGAAGAAGAAATATGAGGAGCACAT GGAGAAACTACGAGAGCTGAACAACGAGTTACTGAAAAAGAACTCCTTCATCGATGAGATGGAGCCTAAATATACCGCCAGCT CCCAACGCGTGGAGGAGCTGGAAGATGCATTAAAGAAGAAAGATGATGACATGAagcagatggaggagagatATAAGAAATACCTGGAAAAAGCCAAAAGT GTCATTCGAACCCTAGACCCCAAACAGAACCAGGGTTCAGGTCCAGAAGTTCAGGCCCTGAAGAACCAGCtccaggagaaggagaggatgcTACACTCTTTGGAG AAAGAGATGGACAAGACAAAGGGCCAGAGAGATTACGAGGAGAAACTGATCGTGTCAGCCTGGTACAATATG GGTATGTCTTTTCAGAAGAAGGCGGCTGAAGACAGACTTGCCAACACCGGTTCTGGTCAGTCCTTCTTGGCCCGGCAGAGACAAGCCACCAGCACACGCCGCTCCTATCCAGGCCACGTCCAGCCAGCTACCGCCAG ATCCATGAGGTAG